TTAAATTGCCGGTTGTTGACTTCTACATTGAGTTTGGCAATTTCAATTGGAGGGATCTTATAAAAATCGTAGTGGAGCAGTTCAAACAACAGTTCATCTCCACCGTAGGGGATGTCGTGCTCGGCATTGAGGTAGCGGAGGATGGTGATGATCTTCTTGATGAAAGGGTCCTGCAACAGGTTGATGGGCCGTTTGCTAAACACCGGTACCTGCATCAGCCGGAAATAATTGGAGAGCTCTTCCCCGTATTTATTCTCTTTATAGATCACGGCAATCCGGCCCGGTTGTACGCCTTTCCGTACCAACGCATCTACTTCCATGCAGATACCGGCCATTTCTTCTTTTTCGCTGTTGTATTCGATCAGTTCCGGTGGGGTGGTCAGGTGGTTGATGGTTGCATTGGCCGCCGCCAGGTCCTTGCTCAGCCCGGGGAGCTGGGTTACCAGCCGCTCTGTGTTTTTTGCGATTACCGATTTGGAAACATCCAGTATGGGCTGGATGCTGCGGTAGTTGCTGGTAAGTACAATCGTTTTCAATGCGTTCTGGTATTGCTGTGCAAAGTCCAGCATATTTTGCACGTTGGCGCCCTGGAAGCGATAGATGCTTTGATCATCATCACCCACCACGAAAATATTGGGCTGTTCCCAGTAGTTGATCAGTAACTGCACGATCCGGTTTTGGGTACCACTGGTATCCTGGAACTCATCCACGAGGATGTATTGAAAACGCTCCTGGTAGCTTCGCAGCAACGATTCATTTTCTTCAAAGGCCCGGATCACCCAATTGATCATGTCATCAAAATCATAACGGCGTTTTTCATTCAGCATTTGCTGAAAGGCGTCAAATGCATGCACGGCCGCGCGCACTTTTTCAATTTTTTCGGTTGCTTCGGCAATTTTATCGGTGCGCAGATCGCCTTTTTTAAAATCTTTGGTGGCTCTTTTGGTAATGTACTCGTTCCGGTTGGGCAGGTTCTGAATATAGGCATCAATTTTTTCATTGATAAAGGCTGCGGTCCAGCCCTCACGTTTCATAGCGGAAAACAATTGCTGCAGGTGCGGCGCATCAAAATACACATCACCCCGGTAACGTTTTAGCGGATGGTTTTTGGGGAAGGCATCGATCAGTTTTTTAAAGTATTCGATGCGCTCCAGCTCGGAAATTGGATCCAGGGAATTTTTTTCAAAGAGCGAAAGATTATCCTGGATCACATCATTGCAAAACGCATGAAACGTATAAATATTAACTTTATACGCGTCGGCGCCAATGAACTGTTGAAGGCGCTTGCGCATGGCCACCACACCGGCGTCGGTATAGGTCAGGCAAAGGATGTTTTCGGGAAGCACATCTGTGTCCAGCAGGATCTTTCCAATACGGGCCGCCAGGATCTGTGTTTTACCGGTACCGGGGCCCGCAATCACCATTACCGGGCCTTCCAGTGTATCCACCGCAAGGCGCTGCTGATCGTTGAGCTGCTGGTATACTTCCTTAAATTTTTCTTCCAGTTTCTGTTTGGGAAATGCCATCTGTGTATTTATTTATCGTCTGCAGCCGCTGTTTTACGAATGCGGGTTATCATGCTGTGTTTTAAAAATACAAGGTAGTAAAAAATCAATTTATGAGAGGAATTCTTTGGTTTGTGTTCTCACGAACCCAATAAATCTTATGCGTTATTTCACTCCTTATTTCTAATTTTATCCTTTAATGAAGATCAATGACGGATGAATATTTTATGCAGCAGGCGCTGAAAGAGGCACAGCGGGCATTTGAAGAAGACGAAATCCCCATCGGGGCCGTGGTGGTTCAGGGCGACCGCATCATTGCGCGGGGTTATAATATGACTGAAAAACTAAATGACCCTACGGCACATGCGGAGATGATCGCATTAACCTCTGCGTTCAGTTTTCTCAATGCCAAATATTTGCCGGGCGCCACCCTTTTTGTAACGGTGGAGCCCTGCGTCATGTGTGCCGGAGCGCTTTACTGGAGCAAGCTCCGCCGCGTGGTATGGGGCGCATCGGATGTAAAAAATGGCTTCAGCCGGGTAAAGCCGGAAACCTCGCCGTTTCATCCAAAAACGGAGATCGTTACCGGTATCCTGGAAGAAGAATGTGCCGCTTTGATGAAAGCTTTTTTTAAGGCAAAAAGGTAAAATTTTTACAGTGTTAATTGAAGATCCGGGTGACTGAAGGGACGGGTTTAATTGCTGATGTCTGAAATCGCCGTAAAAGCACTGTCTCCCAAATCTTGCTGTCCCTTCTATAGAGTTGCCTTGAACTACCGGTTGGTAACTTTAATTGTCTGTTATTGCGGTTTATCCCACCACACTCTTGCGTTTAACCCGTCGGATCCACCATAAGGAAAGGAGGCAACGGCTGCGTCATAATTTGCTTTGTTGATCTGAGCTTCAGCAGAGGGGTACCCTTCGCGACGGGGTATCTTTCCATCGTTGGCTCCTGTAGGTGCCACTAGTGTTGGGAAATCGGTCCGGCGCCATTCTGCCCAGGCCTCGTAGCCATTTAAGAACAGGTGTACCCATCGCTGGTAGGCAATCTGCCGGATCGCATTTGCCGGGTTGTAAATAACGGAGGGGTTTAGCATAAACGCATCAAAACCTGCTGCGCTTCCGGTCCACATAATAATAGACTGGCGTATGGCTTCTTCGTAATTTGCCTTTGCTTCAGCATCGCCGCCTGGTATCCATCCAAGTTTAGCGGCTTCTGCTTTTGCAAAGAGTGCCTGTGCGTAGGTGGTGAGGTATACGGGTGAGTTTTGCTGCCGTAAACCGGAACCGAGCAGGGAAATGCCGGGAATATCATTGGCGTTGGGAACGGCTTTTCCATATTCAAGGCCTACATAATTGCCGTCTTTATTTTTATTACCAAATACCGGAAGTCTGGGATCATTCAACGGCTGCATATAGTCCACCAATGGCTTGCTGAGCGCATACCATTCCCGGCCCAACCTGGTAAAAGAGTTGTACCAATAATTTTCCATCGACTGATCTGCCAGGTGCGGGAAAAATAGATTATCGGTATTCGCATTCATAATTCCACCAGCGAGCGCTTTCACAAATTCAGCTTTTCCCTTTTCCGGATCCACTTTTGAGAGCCGAAGCGCCATCAGCATATGAATGGTATTTCCGAACCGTTTCCATTTACCGATGTCTCCATTATAGATAATATCATTCTTTATAGCTCCATTGGTCAGTATAAAGGCATCATTGGCCGTTGTCAGCAGATTAAACATGGAATCATAAATGACCTGTTGCTTATCATATTTTGGAGCTATTTTATTGAGTCGCTGAAAGGCTTCGCTGTAAGGCAGATCGCCCCATCGGTCGGTAAGGAACCACATAAAATACGCTTTCAGTACCTTGGCAACAGCCACCTGGTTTTCCACCGGCCCTTCATTAGCGTCGAGGGGGCTGTTAAGGGCTGTTTGGAGGTCCATTAACGGGCCGGTGTACCAGTCTGCAAAATTGAAACTGGTAGTCATATACCGGCTGTTGTCCGTAAATGTGGTCAGGGACAGCTGTTGCGGATACAATGGCCCATAGGCATTGGAGCTCATGCTTGGCAAAAATAACTGCGCATTTGCAATAAGCTGGGTTCCGGACGCTTTTGATGGGTTATTGGGGTCCACATAGTATTTATCGTCAAATTTTGTACATCCGGCCGCTGCCAGGAGTACCAGTATCGTTGAAAGTTGTATAAACTTTATCATAATAATCAGATTATATCCTTAGAAGGTAATATTTAAATTAATGCCATAGGAACGCACGGTTTGCAGTTCTCCTTTTTCGATCCAGCTAATGGACGCGCTGCCCGATGAAAGTTCGGAGGGGTCCAGACCTTTAGGGGCTTTTTGCCAGATCATCAGCGGATTGCGCGCAATTAAGGCCAGACGCAATGCTTTTACCGGCGTTTTTTCCAACGTTTTTTTGCTGAAGTTGTAGCCTATACTTACTTCTCTTAGCTTTATATAAGAGGCATCATAGAGCCATTCATCGTAGATACGTGTGCCGATATTATTTCTGAAATAAGTTCTTGCATCTACATATGTCGTAACCGCCTCTCCTGTTTTCTGAGATATTCCTTCTATTTTGTATCCGCCTCCATCTGCCAGCGGGTCTCTTACATTTTTCCCTTTATCGTTGACGGCAGCGGTGATGGCGGCCTGCCCCGATTTTACGGCAAGCATTTGTGACCAGCTAAAGAATTTTCCGCCAGACTGGAAGTCGATCATTCCATTGAGGTCAAATTGTTTAAACTGGAAACTGTTCAAAAAACCACCGGTAAAATCGGGCACTACCGATCCAAAGTTCTTGTTTAATTCCTGAACAGGCATGTTGCTTTCATCCAGTAATATTTTGCCGGTAGCAGCATCTTTTTTATAGCCAGGCCCTACCAGGGTTCCAAAGGGTTGTTTAACATTTGAATACAGATAAATGGTTTGACTGGAATAGGTATTTGAGCCCAGTTGATAGGCGTTTACACCGGGATACAGTTCATCAACCATGCCTTTGTTTTTGGCAAAATTCAGGGTTGTGTTCCACTGGAAGTTTTGCGCCTGAACCGGAGTTCCCTTTACAGAAACTTCAACGCCTTTGTTGGAAATACGCCCTGCATTGATGATGGCGTTCGTGAAGCCGGTGGCGGCAGAAATTTGTAAGGGCAGGATCTGGTTCTTATTGACCTGCTCATAGTAGGTTACATCCAGCCCGATCCGGTTCTTCAAAAACCGGAGTTCAGTACCGATTTCAAAAGAATTGGCATAGGCGGGCTTGATGTCTGCATTTCTAAGCTCAATCGGCAGGCGCATCGTATTGATCGTTGTGGAAGGGGTGGCATAGATAGATCCTGCGGCATAGATGTCGAGAATCTGGTAAGGGTCTAAATCAGAACCGGCACTGGCGTAGCTTGCCCTTAGTTTTCCAAAAGACAGCACTCCCGAATGTAACAGTTCGCTAAAGACGAAGCTGCCCGATAATGATGGATAGAGATAGGAGTTATTTTTTTTTGGAAGCGCAGACGAAACGTCGTTCCTCAGCGTTCCATCTATAAACAACATGTCTTTATAGCCGGCAGAGATCATCCCATATACACTGCGCACGCTTTTTTCTCTTAAACGCTGGTTAATAACCGGTCTGTTGACAGAGGCTTCCAGGCTGTACCAACCGGGGCTTGACAAACCGCCTACGGTATAGCCAGACAGATAGGAGTATTGAGTATTAAGCAGGTTGCCCCCCAGGTTTACATTTAATGAAAAGTCTTCCCATTTTTTGCTGTACTCTGCCAGTAATTCATAATTGATTTCTTTGTTTTGGTATTTGCCTTCACTGTAGCCGGGATCCAGCCGGCCACCTACGGCCGTGCGCTGGGAAAGTTTTTGCATAAAAATATCACCTCTTACAAAGCCGCTTAGCCGCAGTTCGGGTAAGATCTGGTACTTTACGTTCACGTCTCCAAACAACCGGTCTCTTGAATCGGAATTCAGATTTTCATAGGCGTCAAAATAAGGGTTGTTCCAGTCGCTTGGGCGATTGTTGGTAATGATGCCCGCCGTTGTATTGGGATTTACATTCCAGTTCAGAATCGTTCCGTCAGCATATTTATAGTTTTTAAGGCGGTGGATATCGATGTTCCGCTGGAACCATTGAGTAGCCCCGGTAAAAGATCCCTGGTAGCCCTGAACCGGTCTTTGGCCCAGGTTGTTGGCATAGTTAACGTTTGTACCAACAGTTAGTTTGTCGGTTACATTCAATGCAGCGTTCAGGCCAAGGTTGTTGCGCTTTAGAAAAGTATTGGGATACGTGCCTTTTATGTAATTGTTGGTATAGCTCAGTTTATAGGTACTCCGGTCGCCACCGCCTGAGACTGAAATACTGTTGTTGATGTTATGTCCGGTTACAAAAAAATCTTTAATGTTATTGGGCTGTGGTAAAAAGGGTGTCGCTTTCCCATATTCCGGGTCCTGTTTATAAAAACTATAATACATTCTTACAGGCGTTCCGTCCATTTTTGGCCCCCAGCTTTCATCATTGCCATTTACATACAATTCCCCATTGGGTAGTTTCAGGAATGTCTGATTGTTGCCCACGCCATAAATGTTTTGCAGTGGCAAAAAGTTGCCTACCTTATCAATGGTATAAGCAGCATTTAAACTTACTGTTGGCGTTTTGGAACGGCCCCCCTTTTTCGTGGTGATCATGATAACCCCATATTGACCACGAAGACCATAAAGCGCGGATGCAGCAGGTCCCTTTAACACACTTACATTTTCTACATCTTCGGCGTTGATATCCTGGCCAATATTACCGAGGTCAATGCCATTGGCATTGTCAGAACTGAAATTGATATTTGAAATGGGGGTGCCGTCTACAACCAGCAGCGGAGAACCGGAGCCGTTTAAGGAATTTATTCCTCTTAGCTTGATTTTTTGAGTGCCGCCCAGGTTGGCAGCGGAGGAACCAACGATTTGCGCACCGGAAATTTTACCTGCCAGTGAGGCGATCAGGTTCGATTCTTTTGCCATTGTAAGATTTTTCCCTTCTACCTGTTGAGTAGCATATCCGAGCGATCGTTGCGCACGGGTGACCCCCAACGCGGTGACTACCACTTCTTCCATCGTTGCTTTCTGGTCCGTTGTCAGGGTGACCGAAATAAAGGCGTTATTGCCGATGGATACTTTTTGTGAGATGTAGCTAACGGAAGAAATTTCAAGCTGCACGTTGTTGCCGGTTACCTGCATGGAAAAATTTCCATCATCGTTTGTGGTAGCGGCATTAGGAGTGCCCGTCTGAAGGATCGTAGCTCCTGGAACAGGTTCGCCGGATTCATTTTTAACGGATCCGCTTATCTGCCGTTGCTGAGCGTTTAAAAAGAGCGGAAACAACAGCAAAAGCAAGATTGCCGGGGGGAGGGAAAGCTTTCTCTTCATGCAAATGAGTTTAATTTGGAGTTATAGGTTTGTTAAATATAAGTTATTTAAATTGGAAATGCAAAAAGCAGATAAAGTTTGCAAAAAACTGCAAATATTATTGGAAGATTACTGCTTTTTGACAAGATGGACGCACTAAAAAATATTATATAATGTTATATATTTAAATATTTGAAATTTTTTCGTAAATTCGGATTGAATCTAGTTGTGTTTATTATATGTGATATTTGTGTTATTTAATAGGGTGTTATGAAAATGCCGGATCCGTCAAAAATCTACGACCATTATCCAAAGGGAATAACACCTCTTGTGGACCGGCAGGAGTATGAGCGGGTGTATGCCCGGCGCAAGCGGTCGGTTAAGATGCTGAAGCAGGCATTAGAAGAACAGTGGAATGGGTTTGTACAGGCGCTTGACGAAATATTGACCCGTTATGAGCTAAAGGACCGGACGGATCTTTTTCATAATAAGTTCTGTTACTATCTGGACTGCACTTCAAAAGAAGGACGCGGTCTGTTTAAAATACATGTGCTGTTAAGCGTGCTGATGCCCTGGCATAGCATTGTTGTAACGGATTTCCTGGGATTGAATGGCACGGCCATGATGGATCACGACCAGTTTTGCCTGAACGATGGAAAACGTCATCAGCAATACCTGAAAGATATTGGGATGATCAACTACCTGCTCCGCGAATCATTCCAAACGGAAATGGTTCTTTTCCGGGAACTCAATAAAGTGCCGGTACCCGGCGCCTACCTGCAAACGAAGAAGGCGAACGTCAATATGTTCGACCTGGTATTTACCAACTATTTTACCAATTTTTAAGTTTTCGCAGCAACACAAACACCGCTTACTGATTTCTCAGATTTGCACAGAACACTTCAATAAAGGGTACCGTGCAGCATCCGTGGTAATTTCTTCGCATAAATGAAATCCGTATTTGCAAGCCTGCAAACTTTGTGATTCTTTGTACTTTTCCGTCTTTGCAGCCCGGCGATAATGGTTTAACTTTGGGCAATTAAGTATTATTATTTACTCAATAAAAAAATAAAGAATCATGGCATTTACACTACCAGCCCTTCCTTATGCGCCCGACGCGCTGGAACCGCACATCGACAAACAAACAATGGAAATTCACCACGGTAAGCACCACCAGGCTTACGTGGACAATTTAAATAAAGCGATTGATGGTACCGAGCATGCAGATAAATCGCTGGAAGACCTTGTGAAAAACGCAGGCGCTATTTCTCCGGCCGTTCGTAATAACGGTGGTGGCCATTGGAATCACTCATTTTTCTGGGAGATCCTGAGCGCTGATGGTGGTGCACCCTCCGGGAAACTGGCGGATGCGATTAATGAAACATTCGGTTCATTGGACGCGCTGAAGGAAAAAATAAATACAGCAGGTGCTACCCGTTTCGGAAGCGGCTGGGCCTGGCTGATCGTAAAGGATGGAAAACTGGAAGTGATTTCAACCCCTAATCAAGACAACCCCCTGATGGATGTTGCCGAAGTTAAAGGTACACCTATCCTTGGTGTGGATGTTTGGGAACACGCGTACTATTTGAAATATCAGAACCGGCGTCCGGATTATTTAAAAGCATTCTGGAATGTGGTGAACTGGAAGAAGGTTGAGGAACACTATAATGCAGCCGTATAAAAAGAACTATAATATATATGCAACCGCCCCTTCAGGGGGCGGTTTTTTTTCGCTCAAATTGGCGATTGATACCGCACCTTCATCATTTATTTTCGTAGGGATAAAGTTGCTGTTAACACAGTAACTGCAATGACCTGTATGCTTCATCTTTAAACCAATTGACTATCCTGCATCATTCTCCGTTTATTAAGGTGTAAACACCGGTCAGCAACCCAACTAAACCGCAAGTGTTTAACTGAATACTGGTTTATTCTTGGCATTGAACAATCTGGAATAATCCCCCAAGTTTTTTAATGCCGGTTGCAGATCGGTATAGATGTTCCCCTTTTCTTCAGGTTGTCTTCATGCGCCGATATATGGTAAGTGCCGGTTGGCTCACTGCTGGCTTGGGCGCCGATAAACATCCCCTAAAGAAATATTTTTTTCGAAGGGAGCAGGTGGCACTGCTTCTTTTGCCGTATATACCTGATAGAACAGATGAACAATAAGGCCGGGCGGGATCCGCTGCAGAATGCGTAACTTAGCCGGT
The sequence above is a segment of the Niabella agricola genome. Coding sequences within it:
- a CDS encoding SusD/RagB family nutrient-binding outer membrane lipoprotein; translation: MIKFIQLSTILVLLAAAGCTKFDDKYYVDPNNPSKASGTQLIANAQLFLPSMSSNAYGPLYPQQLSLTTFTDNSRYMTTSFNFADWYTGPLMDLQTALNSPLDANEGPVENQVAVAKVLKAYFMWFLTDRWGDLPYSEAFQRLNKIAPKYDKQQVIYDSMFNLLTTANDAFILTNGAIKNDIIYNGDIGKWKRFGNTIHMLMALRLSKVDPEKGKAEFVKALAGGIMNANTDNLFFPHLADQSMENYWYNSFTRLGREWYALSKPLVDYMQPLNDPRLPVFGNKNKDGNYVGLEYGKAVPNANDIPGISLLGSGLRQQNSPVYLTTYAQALFAKAEAAKLGWIPGGDAEAKANYEEAIRQSIIMWTGSAAGFDAFMLNPSVIYNPANAIRQIAYQRWVHLFLNGYEAWAEWRRTDFPTLVAPTGANDGKIPRREGYPSAEAQINKANYDAAVASFPYGGSDGLNARVWWDKPQ
- a CDS encoding SusC/RagA family TonB-linked outer membrane protein, giving the protein MKRKLSLPPAILLLLLFPLFLNAQQRQISGSVKNESGEPVPGATILQTGTPNAATTNDDGNFSMQVTGNNVQLEISSVSYISQKVSIGNNAFISVTLTTDQKATMEEVVVTALGVTRAQRSLGYATQQVEGKNLTMAKESNLIASLAGKISGAQIVGSSAANLGGTQKIKLRGINSLNGSGSPLLVVDGTPISNINFSSDNANGIDLGNIGQDINAEDVENVSVLKGPAASALYGLRGQYGVIMITTKKGGRSKTPTVSLNAAYTIDKVGNFLPLQNIYGVGNNQTFLKLPNGELYVNGNDESWGPKMDGTPVRMYYSFYKQDPEYGKATPFLPQPNNIKDFFVTGHNINNSISVSGGGDRSTYKLSYTNNYIKGTYPNTFLKRNNLGLNAALNVTDKLTVGTNVNYANNLGQRPVQGYQGSFTGATQWFQRNIDIHRLKNYKYADGTILNWNVNPNTTAGIITNNRPSDWNNPYFDAYENLNSDSRDRLFGDVNVKYQILPELRLSGFVRGDIFMQKLSQRTAVGGRLDPGYSEGKYQNKEINYELLAEYSKKWEDFSLNVNLGGNLLNTQYSYLSGYTVGGLSSPGWYSLEASVNRPVINQRLREKSVRSVYGMISAGYKDMLFIDGTLRNDVSSALPKKNNSYLYPSLSGSFVFSELLHSGVLSFGKLRASYASAGSDLDPYQILDIYAAGSIYATPSTTINTMRLPIELRNADIKPAYANSFEIGTELRFLKNRIGLDVTYYEQVNKNQILPLQISAATGFTNAIINAGRISNKGVEVSVKGTPVQAQNFQWNTTLNFAKNKGMVDELYPGVNAYQLGSNTYSSQTIYLYSNVKQPFGTLVGPGYKKDAATGKILLDESNMPVQELNKNFGSVVPDFTGGFLNSFQFKQFDLNGMIDFQSGGKFFSWSQMLAVKSGQAAITAAVNDKGKNVRDPLADGGGYKIEGISQKTGEAVTTYVDARTYFRNNIGTRIYDEWLYDASYIKLREVSIGYNFSKKTLEKTPVKALRLALIARNPLMIWQKAPKGLDPSELSSGSASISWIEKGELQTVRSYGINLNITF
- a CDS encoding superoxide dismutase; the protein is MAFTLPALPYAPDALEPHIDKQTMEIHHGKHHQAYVDNLNKAIDGTEHADKSLEDLVKNAGAISPAVRNNGGGHWNHSFFWEILSADGGAPSGKLADAINETFGSLDALKEKINTAGATRFGSGWAWLIVKDGKLEVISTPNQDNPLMDVAEVKGTPILGVDVWEHAYYLKYQNRRPDYLKAFWNVVNWKKVEEHYNAAV
- a CDS encoding nucleoside deaminase → MTDEYFMQQALKEAQRAFEEDEIPIGAVVVQGDRIIARGYNMTEKLNDPTAHAEMIALTSAFSFLNAKYLPGATLFVTVEPCVMCAGALYWSKLRRVVWGASDVKNGFSRVKPETSPFHPKTEIVTGILEEECAALMKAFFKAKR